One genomic window of Spirochaetales bacterium includes the following:
- a CDS encoding PDC sensor domain-containing protein translates to MMKKLTAMTLSTLMIMFVLSGCERKSTQSGNTTSITSGSESTGNASMPYEVENKITSPVITNKIMVLINDDILNWIENSIIVETIIKSNRENAGRSQEKINELDERWRKSEETSDFIRSYLDNEASDFLRKVQKSGDMLYSEIFVMDIQGCNVALSNKTSDFWQGDEDKFTIAYNNGNGKIFIDEIEYDESTQENLVQISLPVKGTNTSKVIGTITIGLNIDRL, encoded by the coding sequence ATGATGAAGAAGCTTACTGCGATGACATTATCGACCCTAATGATCATGTTCGTTTTATCGGGGTGTGAAAGGAAAAGCACTCAATCCGGTAATACCACATCGATTACTTCCGGGAGCGAAAGCACCGGTAATGCCTCGATGCCGTATGAAGTCGAAAACAAAATAACAAGTCCCGTTATCACCAACAAGATAATGGTCCTCATCAATGACGATATCCTCAACTGGATAGAGAACTCGATAATTGTCGAAACAATAATAAAATCGAACAGGGAGAACGCCGGAAGAAGCCAGGAGAAAATAAATGAACTGGATGAACGGTGGAGGAAATCCGAAGAAACCTCTGATTTCATACGTTCGTATCTCGATAATGAGGCATCCGATTTTCTCAGAAAGGTCCAGAAAAGCGGAGATATGCTCTATTCGGAAATCTTTGTCATGGACATTCAGGGATGCAATGTCGCGCTAAGCAACAAAACATCCGATTTCTGGCAGGGTGACGAAGATAAGTTCACAATCGCATATAACAATGGAAACGGAAAAATATTCATCGATGAGATCGAATACGACGAGAGTACTCAGGAGAATCTCGTACAGATATCACTGCCGGTCAAGGGCACGAACACCAGTAAAGTCATAGGGACAATTACCATCGGATTGAATATAGACAGATTATAG
- a CDS encoding bifunctional enoyl-CoA hydratase/phosphate acetyltransferase: MKDFKDILEFIKNLGNRFKLVVCQANDPYVLQAVEFVRQEGLIEPILVGFRDEIEEVAKQVKIDLVYYQINHTLKKSNIAKNAVRIVARGEADILMKGGIQTGEILREVLMKENNLNIGRILSTLVAFKHRKFERFLFLIHAALNIVPDLKQKQDIVQNVINFVKNMGVEKPVVAILSPVETVNPSMPETIDAACLSKMAERGTIKGGKVEGPLALDNALFADAAERKGIKSPYAGNADVLVAQDLISADILYKSLTFFGDADAASILIGAKVPIIMTSRADSVQTMINSIILGLYSCYR, from the coding sequence GTGAAAGATTTTAAGGACATACTCGAGTTTATCAAAAATCTTGGAAATAGGTTCAAACTGGTCGTGTGTCAGGCAAATGATCCCTATGTTCTGCAGGCTGTCGAGTTTGTCAGACAGGAAGGGCTGATCGAACCGATTCTGGTCGGCTTCAGGGATGAAATCGAGGAAGTCGCGAAACAGGTAAAAATAGATCTGGTGTATTATCAGATTAATCATACCTTAAAAAAGTCGAACATTGCCAAAAATGCGGTAAGAATCGTTGCCAGGGGCGAAGCGGACATTCTCATGAAAGGGGGAATTCAGACAGGGGAAATTTTAAGGGAAGTCCTCATGAAGGAAAACAATCTCAACATAGGACGAATACTATCGACACTCGTTGCATTCAAACACCGGAAATTCGAACGGTTTCTTTTTCTCATTCATGCGGCCCTGAACATCGTGCCTGATTTGAAACAAAAACAGGATATCGTACAGAACGTCATTAATTTTGTAAAAAACATGGGGGTCGAAAAACCCGTTGTTGCCATTCTCAGTCCGGTGGAAACGGTCAATCCTTCGATGCCTGAAACAATCGATGCCGCATGCCTTTCAAAAATGGCGGAACGCGGAACAATAAAGGGCGGAAAGGTCGAAGGACCGCTCGCGCTTGACAATGCGCTGTTCGCGGATGCCGCCGAAAGAAAAGGAATTAAAAGCCCTTATGCGGGTAATGCCGACGTCCTAGTGGCGCAGGATCTTATTTCCGCCGATATTCTCTACAAATCCCTCACCTTTTTTGGTGACGCTGATGCGGCGAGTATTCTCATTGGGGCGAAGGTACCAATTATCATGACCTCGAGAGCGGATTCCGTGCAAACCATGATCAATTCAATCATTCTGGGGCTTTATTCCTGCTACCGTTAG
- the gltA gene encoding NADPH-dependent glutamate synthase: MSKSDELTARERMMIERQPMRLKKPDERIRDFFEVALGYDEEEAKKEAERCLNCKKPTCKEGCPVGVPIPEFIMAIRKGDLKEAARIIKSTNNLPAICGRVCPQETQCELTCILGKKKGSVAIGRLERYVADWELSQNNGAIKDTQKTGYRIAVVGSGPAGLTCAADCAKRGHTVVIFEALHVAGGVLVYGIPEFRLPKQIVRKEIEYIERLGVEIRTNYVIGKIYSLDELLKKEGFDAVFLGTGAGLPLFLRIPGENLNGVYSANEFLTRVNLMKGYLFPEWDTPVKIGRKIAVVGAGNVAMDAARCALRLGMIKSRRDNCPPPEVHIVYRRSKAEMPARAEEVENAYEEGVRFNFLVNPLEILGNDKGWVTGMRCIRMELGEPDASGRRRPVAIEGSEFAIDVDTVIVALGTRPNPIVFSNSDEPVRTKWGTVEADEETGKTSRDRVWAGGDIVTGAATVISAMGAGKRAAREIHTAFIEKQ, encoded by the coding sequence ATGAGTAAATCAGATGAATTGACTGCCAGGGAACGGATGATGATCGAAAGGCAACCCATGAGGTTGAAAAAACCGGATGAACGCATTCGGGACTTTTTCGAGGTTGCCCTCGGGTATGATGAAGAAGAGGCTAAAAAAGAGGCGGAACGCTGTCTTAATTGTAAAAAACCGACATGCAAGGAGGGTTGTCCGGTGGGGGTTCCAATCCCTGAATTTATAATGGCAATCAGAAAAGGCGATCTGAAAGAGGCCGCACGTATCATAAAAAGTACGAATAATCTCCCCGCAATCTGCGGCAGGGTGTGCCCCCAGGAAACGCAATGTGAACTTACCTGTATTCTGGGGAAAAAGAAAGGGAGTGTCGCAATAGGACGTCTCGAGAGGTATGTGGCGGACTGGGAACTGTCTCAAAATAACGGTGCCATTAAAGATACGCAAAAAACAGGATACAGAATCGCCGTTGTCGGCTCCGGACCTGCGGGCCTTACCTGCGCGGCGGATTGCGCAAAACGGGGACATACCGTCGTCATTTTCGAGGCGCTTCATGTCGCAGGCGGTGTACTCGTGTACGGAATTCCGGAGTTCCGTCTTCCGAAACAGATTGTCCGCAAGGAAATCGAATATATCGAGCGTCTTGGTGTTGAAATAAGGACCAACTATGTCATCGGGAAAATATACTCCCTCGATGAGCTTTTAAAAAAGGAAGGATTCGATGCTGTTTTCCTGGGGACCGGAGCGGGACTTCCTCTTTTTCTCCGGATACCTGGAGAAAATCTGAATGGAGTGTATTCGGCGAACGAGTTTCTTACAAGGGTAAATCTCATGAAAGGCTATCTTTTCCCCGAATGGGATACACCGGTCAAAATCGGCCGCAAAATTGCGGTTGTGGGAGCTGGTAATGTCGCGATGGATGCGGCCAGATGCGCGCTTCGACTCGGAATGATAAAAAGCAGACGCGACAATTGTCCCCCGCCCGAGGTTCATATCGTTTATCGGAGATCGAAAGCGGAAATGCCCGCACGGGCGGAGGAAGTCGAAAATGCGTATGAAGAAGGGGTTCGATTCAATTTTCTCGTCAATCCCCTCGAAATTCTCGGTAACGACAAAGGCTGGGTAACGGGAATGCGCTGCATCAGGATGGAACTCGGAGAACCCGATGCAAGCGGAAGAAGACGTCCCGTGGCAATCGAAGGTTCCGAGTTCGCCATTGATGTCGATACGGTGATCGTTGCCCTGGGAACACGTCCCAACCCGATCGTTTTCAGTAACTCCGATGAACCGGTACGGACGAAATGGGGTACCGTCGAAGCGGATGAAGAGACCGGTAAAACGTCGAGGGACCGAGTTTGGGCTGGAGGCGATATCGTCACCGGCGCCGCTACGGTCATCAGCGCGATGGGGGCCGGGAAAAGAGCCGCCCGTGAAATCCATACCGCTTTTATTGAAAAACAATAA
- a CDS encoding sulfide/dihydroorotate dehydrogenase-like FAD/NAD-binding protein — protein MFEIISREIFSDSTKLIIVAAPDIARKAEAGQFVIVRISEEGERIPLTIADYDRDSGTITLVFQEVGKTTIHLGTLKAGEKLVSVTGPLGCASEIRNYGKVICVGGGVGIAPLFPIARELKAAGNYLISIIGARNKSLLFWEDRMRDISDEIIVCTDDGSYGQKGVVTIPLKEKLENGNGTIKRVWAIGPPIMMKYCAATTHEFDTPTVVSLNSIMVDGTGMCGACRIDIGGKTMFSCVDGPEFDGHEVDWNLVLSRQNIYLEEEKEAVGHYCGKKGCKGLGR, from the coding sequence ATGTTTGAGATAATCTCAAGGGAAATATTTTCCGACTCTACCAAATTAATCATCGTCGCCGCCCCGGATATCGCCCGAAAGGCAGAAGCGGGACAGTTCGTCATTGTGCGGATATCTGAAGAAGGGGAACGAATACCGCTTACCATCGCCGATTATGACCGAGACAGCGGTACGATTACCCTTGTCTTTCAGGAAGTGGGAAAGACCACAATTCATCTAGGCACCCTGAAAGCCGGTGAGAAACTCGTCAGTGTCACGGGACCGCTCGGCTGCGCTTCGGAAATCCGGAACTACGGAAAAGTAATCTGCGTCGGGGGGGGAGTCGGTATTGCCCCGCTTTTTCCGATTGCACGTGAACTCAAGGCGGCGGGCAACTACCTTATATCGATTATCGGCGCTCGCAACAAATCGCTTCTTTTCTGGGAAGACCGGATGAGAGACATCTCCGACGAAATCATCGTTTGTACCGATGACGGCAGCTATGGTCAAAAGGGAGTCGTCACCATTCCGCTGAAAGAGAAGCTCGAAAACGGCAATGGCACGATCAAGAGGGTCTGGGCGATCGGTCCTCCGATTATGATGAAGTATTGTGCTGCGACGACGCACGAATTTGACACGCCGACTGTCGTCAGCCTCAATTCAATCATGGTTGACGGCACGGGGATGTGCGGTGCGTGCCGGATCGACATCGGGGGAAAGACAATGTTCTCCTGCGTCGACGGCCCGGAGTTTGACGGACACGAGGTAGACTGGAACCTTGTCCTTTCCAGGCAGAACATCTATCTGGAAGAGGAAAAGGAAGCGGTCGGCCATTATTGTGGAAAGAAAGGGTGCAAAGGACTGGGAAGATGA
- a CDS encoding EAL domain-containing protein: MNYYAGIPFFAFLFAVVFWVYVFARKKKTRIYYSFLLFIVPFVFWNFFKFLSWLDFPENVILLFLRIKFLFILSLGYFIVNFVYAYRDRKNDIISISLAVLLPVVFIVTMASDLVVGGVKEYYWGTDEVEGTLYLPFVVIFVVLPIIYALAFFYLKGLEKRNKNEYDATVDRLLVIGGGIILTGSVFTGIVLQQLFQIVDLPETTSVFTIILALIFYRAVKKYDFLSIGPEDIAVNLFDSLLDCVIVVDNKGKLLLYNKTAEELFHIRDKGEKFDVFSILPDYRHEQDDKDREVTIIIENEPRFFLLSHSHINKAGHDSGKIIMLKDITARKKAQNALSMEKERAFITLNSIGDAVITINRDLNIMYMNRIAEHLLGFSMSEAAGIKITDILRIVSEVTREPVSNPFVTVQKRMEVVSIPDQLVLINRKGQEYHIQSSVAPIFDFDAGYSGYVIVLHDISESKNLQKQISYHASHDALTGLYNRVEFISRLDEALECEDSSIKEHVLFYIDIDNFKIINDTVGHTGGDQFLIQLSALIKHLVRQTDTIARVGEDEFAILLFNCPLDLSLTIAEKICNHVRESIFEYRERKITVTISIGVVSIKPGTGDASSFLIKADEVCKIAREKGGDRVHLFRADDLYHIKHHTELEWVSKIKNALEQSRLLLFYQPIASLSADSKGGDHFELLIRMADENGGIIAPAQFLPAAERYNFISRIDMWVIENFFKHFNKWYCKNSERRLHCCSINLSGASLNDEKMLDFIISRIREYAIPPELLCFEITETIAIVNFSETERFINTLKNMGCSFALDDFGNGLSSYNYLKRLAVDYLKIDGSFVKNIVSDEKDYAIAKTINTLGHHMGLKTIAEYVKDKQTYDLLVTIGVDFVQGYYISVPKPLVELT, translated from the coding sequence ATGAATTATTACGCAGGAATTCCATTTTTTGCTTTTCTTTTTGCCGTCGTTTTCTGGGTTTATGTTTTCGCCCGGAAAAAAAAGACACGAATCTATTATTCCTTTTTATTATTTATCGTGCCGTTTGTTTTCTGGAATTTTTTCAAATTCTTAAGCTGGCTTGATTTCCCGGAAAACGTTATCCTCCTTTTCCTTCGGATTAAATTCCTCTTTATTTTGAGTCTCGGGTATTTTATTGTCAATTTTGTCTATGCGTACAGGGACAGAAAAAACGATATCATTTCCATATCTTTGGCCGTTCTCCTTCCCGTCGTTTTTATCGTTACAATGGCCTCCGATCTTGTGGTCGGGGGAGTGAAAGAATATTATTGGGGGACGGACGAGGTTGAGGGTACCCTCTATCTTCCCTTTGTTGTCATTTTTGTCGTTCTTCCCATAATATATGCATTGGCATTTTTTTATCTCAAAGGTCTTGAAAAAAGAAACAAAAACGAATACGATGCGACAGTTGATCGACTCCTGGTTATCGGCGGAGGGATAATACTCACCGGCAGTGTTTTTACCGGAATAGTCCTTCAACAATTATTTCAGATAGTGGATTTACCCGAGACGACTTCGGTATTTACAATTATTCTTGCCCTCATTTTCTATCGTGCGGTAAAAAAATATGATTTTCTCTCCATCGGACCGGAAGATATCGCCGTCAATCTTTTTGACAGTCTGCTGGACTGCGTGATCGTCGTCGATAATAAAGGCAAGCTTCTCCTGTATAACAAAACGGCCGAAGAGCTTTTTCATATAAGGGATAAAGGTGAGAAGTTCGATGTTTTTTCGATTTTGCCGGATTATCGCCATGAACAGGACGATAAAGACAGGGAAGTGACCATTATTATCGAAAATGAACCCCGGTTTTTTCTCCTCTCTCATTCTCATATCAATAAAGCCGGCCATGATTCAGGCAAAATAATTATGCTCAAGGATATCACGGCAAGGAAGAAGGCGCAGAATGCGCTTTCCATGGAAAAAGAGAGGGCTTTTATTACCCTTAATTCAATCGGGGATGCCGTGATCACGATAAACAGGGATTTAAATATCATGTATATGAATCGAATCGCTGAACATCTCCTCGGCTTTTCCATGTCGGAAGCGGCGGGAATTAAGATAACCGACATCCTGAGAATCGTCTCTGAGGTAACGCGGGAACCGGTAAGCAATCCTTTTGTCACGGTACAAAAAAGAATGGAAGTCGTTTCAATCCCGGATCAGCTGGTGCTGATAAACAGGAAGGGACAGGAATACCATATACAAAGCAGTGTCGCGCCGATATTCGATTTCGATGCGGGGTATAGCGGTTATGTAATTGTTCTTCATGATATCAGTGAATCCAAAAACCTGCAAAAACAGATCTCATATCACGCGAGTCACGATGCGCTTACCGGACTTTATAACCGTGTGGAGTTTATTTCCAGACTCGATGAGGCTTTAGAATGTGAAGACTCATCGATCAAGGAACATGTCCTCTTCTATATCGATATCGATAATTTTAAAATAATCAATGATACGGTGGGACATACGGGAGGTGATCAGTTTCTCATACAACTTTCGGCATTGATCAAGCATCTCGTGCGTCAGACCGATACGATCGCGAGGGTGGGTGAAGACGAGTTCGCTATTCTCCTGTTCAACTGTCCCCTCGATCTCAGCCTCACGATTGCGGAAAAAATCTGTAATCATGTGCGGGAAAGCATTTTTGAATATCGCGAGCGGAAGATCACCGTTACGATCAGTATCGGGGTTGTTTCAATCAAACCCGGTACCGGGGATGCGTCATCCTTTCTTATCAAAGCGGACGAGGTGTGCAAGATTGCGAGGGAAAAGGGGGGGGACAGGGTTCATCTGTTCCGGGCCGATGATCTCTATCACATCAAACATCATACCGAACTCGAATGGGTTTCAAAAATCAAGAATGCCCTGGAACAGTCGCGACTTCTCCTCTTTTACCAGCCGATCGCATCATTGAGTGCGGATTCAAAAGGGGGCGACCATTTCGAACTTCTCATCCGTATGGCGGATGAAAACGGCGGGATTATCGCGCCCGCCCAGTTTTTGCCCGCTGCGGAGCGGTACAATTTTATATCCAGAATCGATATGTGGGTGATTGAAAATTTCTTCAAGCATTTCAATAAGTGGTATTGTAAAAATTCTGAAAGACGGCTTCATTGCTGCAGTATCAATCTGTCTGGCGCTTCCCTGAACGATGAAAAAATGCTCGATTTTATCATCAGCCGTATCCGCGAGTATGCCATTCCCCCGGAGCTTTTATGTTTTGAAATAACGGAGACGATCGCGATCGTCAATTTCTCAGAAACCGAACGTTTTATCAATACCCTTAAAAATATGGGGTGCAGTTTTGCCCTGGATGATTTCGGCAACGGGCTTTCCTCGTATAATTATCTGAAACGGCTCGCGGTCGATTACCTGAAAATCGACGGTTCATTCGTTAAAAATATCGTCTCCGATGAAAAAGACTACGCGATCGCGAAAACGATCAATACCCTCGGTCATCATATGGGATTGAAAACAATCGCAGAATATGTGAAGGATAAACAGACCTACGATCTTCTCGTTACCATCGGGGTTGATTTTGTTCAGGGGTATTATATTTCGGTGCCGAAGCCGCTTGTGGAACTCACGTGA
- a CDS encoding glycosyltransferase family 4 protein — protein sequence MKKTTNIRKIAFLGDYLPRKCGIATYTTDLRNAVALEFPTTQCLVIPVNDIEGGYAYPPEVRFEITEQDLPSYLRAADFLNITDVDVLCVEHEFGIYGGLEGSYLLALLHELQMPIVTTLHTILREPNPEQLRVMCELIRLSTRLLAMTEKGREFLLDVYQVSSDKIDLIPHGIPDMPFADPNYFKDEFGVAGRQVLLTFGLLSPNKGIEYVLRALPDIITEFPNTVFIVVGQTHPNILRHESEFYRLSLERMAKALGVQKHVVFFNRFVELEELIRFIGATDIYLTPYLTETQITSGTLAYAFGSGNAVVSTPYWHAAELLADGRGKLVPFRDAAAIAHAVIDLLHDEPLRHSMRKNAYQKGREMVWSRVAQLYVKSFHQAGQDHSFVGRKSSPIKTLDEQPDQLPMLKLDHLYRMSDSAGIFQHASFTVPNFAEGYCTDDNARALLLTLKLQQSGHRSLRINDLAASYAAFLNYAFDRKSHRFRNFMSFDRRWLQETGSEDCHGHALWALGLCMGHEDHGSYHMLAAELFEQALPVASGFTSPRAWAFTLIGIDEYLGRLSGDRRANQIRESLSAKLMQRYADSATEHWQWFEDVVSYANAKLSHALILSGRRMNDDMMLETGLKTLRWLVKVQTSDTGSFRPIGSNGFFRRGQERALFDQQPIEAQVTVSACIEAYYATADLSWAVEARRAFEWFLGRNDLGLALYDSCTGGCRDGLHVDRLSQNQGSESTLAFLLSLEEMQTLQSRLISFKEPQGES from the coding sequence ATGAAAAAAACAACTAACATACGCAAAATTGCGTTCCTCGGCGATTATCTTCCCAGAAAGTGCGGTATAGCGACATACACAACAGATTTGCGTAATGCGGTTGCACTGGAGTTTCCGACCACCCAATGCCTTGTCATTCCGGTCAATGACATCGAAGGCGGCTATGCGTATCCGCCGGAGGTACGGTTTGAGATCACGGAACAGGACTTGCCGTCCTATCTGCGCGCGGCGGATTTCCTTAACATCACAGATGTGGATGTTCTCTGTGTTGAACACGAGTTTGGTATATATGGTGGGTTGGAGGGCAGTTACCTGCTGGCATTGCTGCACGAGCTGCAAATGCCTATCGTTACCACGCTCCATACAATACTACGTGAACCAAATCCTGAGCAGCTGCGCGTGATGTGTGAATTAATACGGCTTTCCACGAGGCTTTTGGCTATGACTGAAAAAGGCCGGGAGTTTTTGCTCGATGTCTATCAAGTATCCTCAGACAAGATAGACCTTATTCCGCACGGTATCCCCGACATGCCATTTGCCGATCCCAATTATTTTAAGGATGAGTTTGGCGTTGCAGGCAGGCAGGTATTACTTACCTTCGGGCTCCTTTCACCTAACAAGGGTATCGAGTACGTCCTGCGTGCGCTGCCGGATATCATCACTGAGTTTCCCAACACGGTTTTCATAGTGGTAGGCCAGACACACCCGAATATTCTGCGACATGAGAGTGAGTTTTACCGGTTAAGCCTCGAGCGTATGGCCAAGGCCCTTGGAGTTCAGAAGCATGTTGTATTCTTCAATCGTTTTGTCGAGTTGGAGGAGCTTATACGATTTATCGGTGCGACTGATATTTACCTTACACCCTACCTGACTGAAACACAGATAACCTCGGGCACGCTTGCCTATGCCTTCGGCTCCGGTAATGCTGTTGTATCCACACCCTACTGGCACGCTGCAGAACTGCTGGCCGACGGCCGTGGTAAACTGGTACCGTTTCGTGATGCAGCAGCAATAGCGCATGCTGTAATCGATCTGCTGCACGACGAGCCGTTGCGACATTCGATGCGTAAAAATGCCTATCAGAAAGGCCGTGAGATGGTATGGAGCCGTGTGGCGCAACTTTATGTGAAATCCTTCCACCAGGCAGGTCAGGATCACAGCTTCGTGGGTCGGAAATCATCACCCATCAAGACCCTTGATGAGCAGCCGGATCAGCTGCCCATGCTGAAACTCGACCATCTGTATCGAATGAGTGATTCGGCCGGAATATTTCAGCATGCCAGTTTTACGGTTCCGAATTTTGCCGAAGGCTATTGCACGGACGATAATGCGCGTGCATTGTTGCTGACGCTGAAACTTCAGCAGTCGGGGCATCGTTCGCTTCGTATCAATGATTTGGCCGCATCCTATGCTGCATTTTTAAACTACGCCTTTGACAGGAAGAGCCACCGGTTCCGCAATTTTATGAGCTTCGACCGTCGCTGGCTTCAGGAAACCGGTTCGGAAGATTGCCATGGTCATGCCTTGTGGGCGTTGGGGCTCTGTATGGGGCATGAAGACCACGGCAGTTACCACATGCTGGCTGCAGAACTTTTCGAGCAAGCCCTTCCCGTTGCATCCGGATTCACTTCACCACGCGCGTGGGCGTTCACGCTTATCGGTATTGACGAGTACCTCGGGCGGCTGAGTGGCGACCGGCGTGCGAACCAGATTCGTGAATCACTTTCAGCGAAACTGATGCAACGCTATGCCGATAGCGCGACCGAACACTGGCAATGGTTTGAAGACGTTGTTTCCTACGCGAATGCCAAGCTGTCGCATGCGCTGATACTTAGCGGCCGCAGGATGAACGATGATATGATGCTTGAAACCGGTCTCAAAACATTACGCTGGCTGGTAAAGGTTCAAACATCTGATACCGGTTCGTTCCGGCCTATCGGTTCAAACGGATTTTTCAGGAGAGGACAGGAACGGGCATTGTTCGACCAGCAACCGATAGAGGCCCAGGTCACGGTATCAGCGTGCATCGAGGCATATTATGCAACAGCTGATTTGTCCTGGGCTGTGGAAGCACGACGGGCTTTCGAATGGTTCCTGGGACGGAACGATCTGGGATTGGCGCTTTATGACTCATGTACAGGAGGCTGCCGGGACGGTCTGCATGTCGACCGGTTGAGTCAAAACCAGGGTTCCGAGTCGACGCTCGCTTTCCTGCTGTCATTGGAGGAAATGCAGACACTCCAGAGCAGACTCATCAGCTTCAAGGAACCGCAGGGTGAATCGTGA
- a CDS encoding glycoside hydrolase family 130 protein, giving the protein MVHAKRIGPTLTPDRSRVLMRPFYPVVKDITRRIIARILALSDEEAVKMLYRVLGEFEDRHEHVEKIFRNRFIQVKRFMDVGQEISSERQALIGSYFSHEYSPESAALFNPSIVPHPEQTGLPAGSLRFILSLRATGEGHISSITFRMGVISARHRITLTPPVPFVTEPEPVPNAVYEKALFARKLKEAGLHNNFCRCVVDQLPGEFILDDLRRILEEERRKMNPVDAMADRATQGILLLAESNYEVRFTSDSRVSQRVIFPSVPSQSNGIEDARFVRFQTSDNGFTYYATYTAYDGKITLPQLLETRDFVHFKFITLNGAAVQNKGMALFPRKINGHYAMLSRQDDENILLMYSDNIHFWQTSRLLLQPSQPWELVKIGTCGSPIETKDGWLVLSHGVGPMRKYCIGAFLLDLEDPSRVIGRLREPLLEPNETEREGYVPNVVYTCGALLHGSELVIPYAMSDYATSFATVMLDELLGAMV; this is encoded by the coding sequence ATGGTGCACGCAAAACGTATCGGGCCGACGCTTACCCCGGACCGCTCCCGGGTCCTGATGCGGCCATTTTATCCTGTCGTAAAAGATATCACGCGGAGAATCATCGCACGCATTCTGGCACTCTCGGATGAAGAAGCAGTCAAAATGCTGTATCGGGTGCTGGGCGAGTTTGAAGACAGGCATGAACACGTTGAGAAAATATTCAGAAATCGTTTCATACAGGTAAAGCGCTTCATGGATGTGGGACAGGAAATATCATCGGAACGGCAGGCACTCATCGGGTCCTATTTTTCACACGAATATTCACCGGAGTCGGCGGCACTCTTCAATCCTTCCATTGTGCCGCACCCCGAGCAGACAGGGCTTCCTGCCGGTTCGCTGCGTTTTATTCTGAGTCTTCGCGCCACGGGCGAAGGGCACATATCCTCCATCACCTTCCGCATGGGCGTCATTAGTGCGCGGCATCGTATCACACTCACGCCTCCTGTTCCGTTTGTGACGGAACCGGAACCCGTACCCAACGCAGTTTACGAGAAAGCACTTTTTGCCCGCAAACTGAAGGAGGCGGGTCTGCACAATAACTTTTGCCGGTGCGTTGTGGATCAACTTCCCGGGGAATTTATCCTTGATGACCTGCGCCGCATTCTGGAGGAAGAACGCCGCAAAATGAATCCGGTCGATGCGATGGCCGACCGTGCCACACAGGGCATCCTGTTGCTCGCCGAATCCAACTATGAAGTGCGTTTTACTTCCGACAGCCGTGTCTCCCAGCGCGTTATCTTTCCATCAGTACCCAGTCAGAGTAACGGTATTGAGGATGCGCGATTCGTTCGATTTCAAACCAGTGACAATGGCTTTACCTACTATGCAACCTACACCGCGTACGACGGTAAGATCACGTTACCCCAATTGCTGGAGACCCGTGATTTTGTCCACTTCAAGTTTATTACACTCAATGGCGCCGCGGTGCAGAATAAAGGCATGGCCTTGTTTCCACGCAAAATCAACGGACATTATGCCATGCTCTCGCGACAGGATGATGAAAACATCCTTCTGATGTACTCCGACAATATCCATTTCTGGCAAACGTCCAGGTTGTTGCTGCAGCCTTCCCAACCGTGGGAACTCGTGAAGATTGGTACCTGTGGTTCGCCTATCGAGACAAAGGACGGCTGGCTGGTGTTGAGTCACGGGGTAGGTCCCATGCGGAAGTATTGTATCGGTGCTTTCCTGCTGGACCTTGAAGATCCCTCACGGGTTATCGGCCGCCTGCGTGAGCCGTTGCTGGAACCGAATGAAACCGAGCGTGAAGGTTATGTACCGAATGTCGTGTACACGTGTGGTGCGCTGCTGCACGGCAGTGAACTCGTTATCCCTTATGCAATGAGCGATTATGCCACGAGCTTCGCCACTGTGATGCTGGATGAACTTCTGGGGGCAATGGTATAA